The segment GCGGGCGGGCGACCACGCGTCGTTGAAGACGCCGCCCACGAGGTGCCCGTCGCCCATGAGGCGGCCGTCTTGCGTGTGAATGATGAGCAGACGCTTGGGCGCGCCGGCCGTCTGCGCGAAGGCCGTCCGCGGCGCGAACGTCTCGAGCATCGGGACCGCGAGGGCGGCGCCGGCCGCACCGAGGAGGAAGCGTCGTCGATCGAAGCGGGAGGGGTCGATGAGTTTGCTCATGGGTCGATCCGATGGGTGAAGGCGTCGGTGGTGGTGAGCGCGAGGAGCGTTTCGGCGAGCTTGCCGTCGGACGCCGCGAGTGCATCGCCGAGCGCCTGGAGTGCGCACTGATCGTCTGGCGTTTCGCGGCGCGACATCGCGAACCGAAAGAGCTGGGTGGCGAAACACACCGCCGCTTGCGGCTCCTTGGCGATCGCGTCCATCAGCTCGCTGGGCCCCTGGAACTGGATCGGCTGGGGGACGAGGCCGCTCAGCGTGCCTGAGGTGTCGATGGCCTTTCCGCTGCCGTAGCGCTCGCGATAGCGACCGACGCCATCGAAGTGCTCGAAGGCGAGCCCCGGCGGGTTGATCGTCTTATGACACGAGGCGCACCCGGGCTCGGAGAGCAACGTGGCGGAGACGTCCTTCCCCGTCGGCTGGGGCGGCGTTGGCAACGAGCCAAAGACCGAGAGCGCGTTCGCCGGCGCCTCGCCGAGCGAACCGCAAAGGAGCCGCGTGATGACGAACTTGCCGCGGAGCACAAAGGACGCGTCGGCGGGGTGCGCCAGCGACGCGAGCACCGCCGCTTGCGTGCTGAGACCGCTGTATCGCGTGGGGTCGAGCGTCACCTTGGCCCACTGGCCGGCGGGCGGTGCCGTCACGCCATAGAACGTTGCCATGGTCGCGTCGACGTAAGCCTCGCTGCTCCTGAGCAGCGACGTCAGCGTCCCATCGCCGCGAAGCTGCCCCACGGCGAAGCGATCGAACGACTCGTTCATGGACCGGGCCAGCGCCGCGTCGAAGCTCGGGTACGTGACGGCGTCCTTGTTCGCGGGTGCGAGCTGCGAGGCGCCGGTCCATTCGCGAAAGAGGCGCGCGATGGCCGTGTTGGCCTTGTCCGAGGCGAGCATCCGCTTGGCCTGCTCCAAGACCTTGGTCGCGTCCGAGAGGGCGCCGCTCGTCGCCGCCGCGAGGAGCGCATCGTCGGGCACCGAGTCCCAGAGCAAGAACGACAGGCGCGACGCGAGTTCTTCCCCCGTGAGGCGCCGCGCCGCCGGCGCCGCGTCCTCCATGACGTAGAGGAACTGGGGCGTCTGGAGCATGTGAGCGACGACCAAGGCCACGCCATCGGTGAAGGTCGCGCCGGGGCTCGTGAGGCCCGTGCGGAAGGTCGCGAGGAGCTGAGCCTTCTCCTCGGCGGAGAGCGCGCGCCGGTAAGCGCGGCGGGCATACTTGTCGAGGAAGACGCCTACGCAGGCTTCGTCCGCCGCCGCCGCGGCGCAGGGCAAGAGCTTCGGAAGCGCGCCCGCGACGCCGAGCGCGACCTCTTCGGCGGCCACCTGGATCTGCGCGACGTCCTGTTCACCGAGACCGTTGATGGCAGCCTCCGTCGAGTAGCCGGTGGCCGACTTGCCGTAGGTGCCAGGGAACTTCGCGCTGCCGACGACGGTGCCATCAAAGACGTCGACGATGGCGCGCTGGTAGGCCGCGAGCGTGATGCGGCGTCCTTCGCTAGAAGCTGCGTGGACCCGATCGTTGCAGATGACACGTTTCGTACCGAGGCCCGCGCCGGCGTCAGCGGCCGGCGCAGCGCCGAAGATCCGCCTCTCTGCGAGATCTTCGTCCTCGGCGCAGGCGGCGAGCGCTGCCATCGAAGCGCACGCGGCCACAGCAAGGACGTGGATACGCGGACCTGCGAGCCGTCGGAGCGTCTTCACATGGGAGTGACGCCGGTGGCGCGAGGAAGGTAAAAAGGGCCCGCGTCGAATTTCCGGCGGCACGACGAATCGCGCGCGATTGGGCCGCGAATCGTGCGAAACAGCGGATGTACTCTGAGGTGGCATCGCCCTCGTCGCAGGTCACACGGGCGAGCGCGAGCGTGGCAGCCTCACCCGAGAAGTGGGCCCAGGAGCGTCCTGAAGTACTCGAGCGTCTTCTCACGCTTTACGGGCACGCGCCGCGCGACGACGAGCGTCACGTACCCGTGCGCGAACATCCACACGCGAAGGGCCCAATCCTCGGCGCGATCGCTGGCGAAGACGCCCGACGCGCGCGCGCGTTCGATCTCGCGAAAGAGCACGAGGAAGCTCTCCTGCACCGGGGCCTCGAGCGTCGGAAACCGCTTCGCTTCGTCGAGGCGGGGCCCTGTCATGACGCGGTAGTGCGCCGGGTGCGTCAGCGCAAACTCGACGTAGGCGCTGCCGAGTCGCACGAGCCGCTCCCTCGGCGAGGCGTCTTCCGCCGCCGCAAGCGCCGACGACAACGCCCCGATGAGACCGCGCCAACCGTCTTCGGCGACGGCCGCGAGCAGCGCATCCTTGTCTTCATAGTGGCGGTAGACGGCGGCGTGGCTGACGCCGATGGCGCGCGCCAGCTCGCGCAGCGAGAGCGACTCGGGGCCCCCCTCACGAAGGCGCGCAAGCGCTTCGTCGCGGATGGCGCGGGCCACGTCGCCGTGGTGGTAGCTCGCCCGCGGGGGCTTCTTCGTCGTCGGAGGCACGGCTCGCTCTATATGGCACAGGTGGCGCGGGCGGGCACGACAGCGTGGGCTGCAGCACCGGTGAGGCGACGGCCGCTTGACCTTCGTGGCTGCGTCCCGCACGCTCGCTCGATGAGATCACGCGCCTCGTCGTCGCTCGCGGCTCAGCTCCTCGCATCCACCGCCCTCGCGGCCGCCGGGCTCGTGTGGACCGCGCCCAGCGCTGCACAGGTTTCGACCGAGCCCCCTCCCGGCGCCGCGACGCCTGGTCCATCACCAGCCTCCGAGCCGATGCCCGGCGCGCCCGGCGCGACTGGAACGCCCGCGGCGGCGCCGGCACGATACGACCTGCCGCCGGCGGAGGCAGAGCCGGCACCACAAGGCCCCACGGCCCGTGATCGCGTTGTTGCGTATTACACGGGACTTCAGCTGGGCATCTCCCCGGGCATCATCATCCCCACCAACGGCGGCGATCCGGGCTTTCTGCTCTCGCTCTACGGCGGCTATGGCATCGAGGCCGGCTCCACGGTGATCATTCCGGGCATTCGCGCCACCGGCGCCTGGCCTTCCGGTGAGTTCATCGGCACCGTGTTGCCGGGCGCGAAGGTCGTCTTTCCCGTCGGCGCGTTTGCGCCGTACGTCGAAGGCGGGGTCGGCCCCGGCTACGTTTCCGTCGGTCAAAAGACCGGCCTCGCGCTCCGCGCCGGACTCGGCTTCTCGGTCCACCCGAGCTCACGCTTCGCCATCGGCCTCGGTGCCGCCTACGAGACCATCACCGGCACCGGCGTGTCGTGGCTCGGCCCTGTGTTGATCTTGTCGTTCTAGCGTCAAGGGGCAACGGCTCGCCGTTCGCGGCAACGCCGTAGTCGCTCGCCCCGCGTGGGCCGAGCGAGATCGGTACGAGTTGCTCCCTGCGGGTACAGTGCGCCGATGCCAGGTCCGACCGGCGGCGCCCCTCGCGCTGGCGCGCGGGGTGCAGCGTGACCGCCGATGGCAAGGACAAGGCGAGTCTCGAGGGCACGAACGGCAACCACCGTTGGGCGCGACGCGGAGCGATCACTTGCGCAGGCGTCGGAGCTCCAGGAGCTTCGCGCCGAGTCGACGCTGGCCGGCATTGCCGGCGGCGACGACGGCTTCGGTGCGTTCGACTCGGGCTGGGGGTTCGACTCGGGCTGGGGACTGGGCTCCGGTTGGGACCCTTTCGTGACCGATCCCTTCGCGACCGATCCCTTCGCGACTGATCCCTACGCCTTCGTGACCGATCCCTACGCGACTGATCCCTACGCGACTGGTCCCTACGTGGCCGATCCCTACTCCTTCACGGGCGGCGACGACGGCGGCCTCGTAAGCCCGGCCTACGACGCGAACGGCGGTTCAACGTACACCTGGGGCCCCGCAGACCCCGCGACACCAGACGCCATCGACGATAGCCAGCCACCGCCAGGACAACTCTCATTCGACCCGACAGCAACGCTCGCGGCCGCTCAAGACCTGGCGAGCGAGCCCGAGCCTTTCAACCCCGAGCGAGAGCCCCGCAGCGAACAAGGCCCGATCGGCGTCATGGACGGCGTGGCTCCCGGCGGTTTCGGCATCCCAGGCGCCAGCTTCGGCGAGGGCGAGACGCAAGACGGTGCGACAGAGGACGGTGGGTTCTACTCACCGGACGCGGGGACCTGGACCGCCGATGGCGGCGACTTGACGGGCGGCTTCTGGACGACCGACCCGAGCGGGTCGGGCGGGCCTAGCACCGCGGGGCCAGACGGCGGCGCGTACAGTGATGGGTACGGAAGCGCAAACGGCGACGGTGGCGGACTCGCGGGCACGGCGGACTACACGTCACCGCCGGTCTACTCGTTCGATGACGGAAGCACCATCACCTACGGAGACGTTCCCGTGTCGACCGATGCGACGGGCGATGCCTCGTCGGTTCCCGATCCGGCCGATCAAGTCATTCGAGACATGTCTCCCGAACCGCCGGATCGGAGCCAGCCACCGGAGATTGATACGGCGGGTGTCATTCCCTACGCCATGTCCGAGGCCGACGCCGCGAGGCAGCAGTTGGATCTGACGATCAACTACCGGGACGGGGCGAGTCCCCACGAGGTGTTCCAGGGGAGCGGCCCCGGAGGTCCCGGCCTGCAGGCCATCGGCAATTGCACGACGGTGGCCGGGACCAACGCCATTCTCGCCGATCCAAACGGTCCGGCGTACATCGCGAGCCTGATGACGACGAACCCGGACGGCTCCGTCACCTTCGCGTTGCCCGGCGGCAACCAAACGGTTTGGCCGGGGCACGACCAGTTTGCGTGGAGCCCCCTTGGTCCGAACGATCCCGCCGTGTTGTTCACCACCGCGATGGCGTATCAGCTTGGTCAGGTGCCCACGCACGTCGACAGCAACCCTGCCGTCTTGGAGGACGCCCTGGACGGACGCACCGGCGCCGAGTTCATGGAGGCCGCGGGTCTCGTCAACATCACCAGCGCGGATGGACGCGGCGCCCCCGGTCCCATCCAGATTGTTGATGGCCCGATTCCCGGTGTGCCCGGTTCGAGTCACTCCTACTACCCGGTCAATGGCTTCGACTTGAACCCGTTCGGTACCGGCCACGGTCTCGTCACGGTAGAGCACAGCTACGGCGGTGAGCTTCCCCCCGTAGGGCCCACCGGAGGTGGGAGCGCGGACTTCGGCGCACTCAACGAGGAGGTGCCGCCCGATCTCCCATGAGCGCATGGGCTCCGCACTCCGGAGCGCATGGTCCGGCTCTTAGCCGCTGGCCCCCGTGCGCGCGGCGCTGATCTCCCACAGGCGCGTCATCGCCGCCGGATCATGACTCGCCGCGGATGACCGTGCCTCTCGCTCGTTGTCGAAGTACTTGCCGGTCACGCCGGCGAGCGACGCGTCGAGCGCGAGCTTCACGCTCGTCGCGGCTCCACGCTCGAGGCTGTCGCCGCGGCTTCCGAAGCCGTTCCACAACAGCTTCGTCGTGATGACGCCAGGATGAAGGGCGTTCGAGGTCACGCGCGTGCCGACGAGGCGTTTCGCGAGCTCGTAGGCGAAGAGCACGTTGGCGAGCTTCGAGTTCGCGTACGCCGCATAGCCCTCGAAGCGATCCTTCGCGTCGAGGTCGTCCCAGTCGAGTCGCCCTCGGTTGTGGGCAATGGAGCTGACGGTCACCACGCGCCCCTGCTCGCTCTCTCGAAGTGCTGGCAAGAGGAGCGCTGTCAGCACGAAAGGTGCGAGGTGATTGATCGCGAAGGACGCCTCGAAGCCGTCGACGGTCACGACGCGCTCGTTCATGAACACGCCCGCGTTGTTGATGAGCACGTCGAGAAACTCGTGCCTCGCGATGACTTGCGACGCGAGCGCTCGCACCTCCGCCAGCGACGAGAGATCGGCCCCGAAGGGCTCCACGCGGTGGCGCGCGTCGGGCACCAACGCAGCCAACTCATCGGCGACGGCAGCGGCCTTCGCCGCCGTGCGGCCATGCACGAGCACATGCGAGCCGCGCCGCAACAGATCAAGGGCGGTCTGCTTGCCGATGCCGTCGGTGGCACCGGTCACGAGCACCACCGGCGAGGCGATGCGAGTGCGAGTGGCAGCGGGAGCGGACTTCACGAGCGACGTCGAACTCGGGCTCGCCGCCCTAGAATCGCGCGCGAAGCGAGAGCCCTGTGGCGCTTGGCGAGACGAGCGGCGCGACGCCGACCTTGCCGCTACCCTTGGGCGCTGTGAAGTAGAGGTAGCCGCCAACGGCGAGGCCGACGACGCCGAGGCCGAGGCCTGCGTTGGCGATGTTGGCGTCAACGCTGCGCGCCGCCGAGGCGTCGCACGGCTCATCGCCCTTCTTGCCGCCGTCGACCCATGCGTTGTGGTCCGAGTTGCAACCGAGCGCCTTGGCCCCGAACACCGCTCCCACGACGAGGAACGGCACGCCGATGCCCGCGACGATGAGGCCTGTGGTGCGCCGGCCCGAGCCGTCCTCCGCCGGCGGGTCATCGCCCGCGACTGCCGCTCCAGCGGGAGCGCCTGCCGCGACCGGACCACCCAACAGACTGCTCACGGAGAGCGCTGCCGGCGTCGCCGTGGTCTGCGCCACTTGGACCTCCGCCACGAAGGGCTTGCGCTGCGCGGCGCGCACCTCGATGCAATAAGTGCCGCCGTTAACGTCGAAGGGCACGTTCTGCTTCTTGTCCGCCGAGAACGCGAGCTTGCGCTCCGACTCGCCGGCCTTGGCGGGCAAGACGACGATCTCGGGATTGAGGGCGCGGACCGCGTCGCTCAACTCGAGCGAGACCATGACGACCTGCGATCGAAGCCCGCCGAGCCTCTCAAGGGCGAAGCGCTCGCGATCGGGCCGGCCGCCGCCCACGCGCAGGCGCCGCAACGCCTCGTCGTATTCGACGTACGCGAGGCCGATCTTGCCCTGCTGCTCATGGCAGTAGGCGAGGCTCAAGAGGGTGCCGCCGCGCGGCTCGAGTTTGTCGCTCCGGTCAAAGGCGGCGCACGCGGCGTCGAGCTTCTTGGCCGCGAGCATTTCCTGGCCTTGTGTGTAGAGCGCCTCCGCCTCCGCCGAGACGTCGGCGCGGGCCGGAGCGGCAGCCCCTGCGATGATGAGCGCGGCCCCTGCAGCAACAATCCCGGATCGCATGTTTATCGTCCTCCACCAATCGCAGAAGGCAGAGTCGCTTCCGCGGGCTTTGAAGCGGGCTTCTCTGACGGCTTCGCCGGCAACGTGACCTTGGCCGGCGCCTTCGGGCCCTTTCGAGGCGGCTCGATCTTCCCTTGCGACGCGACCAATGTCGAGCCGGTTGTGACGGGCCCCGGCATGGCGGTCGCTGCCGAAGCGAGCGGCGACGGCGTGGGCACCGGCGGAGCGAGCGGCGCGACCGTGGTGGGAACCTCCAGCTCGGGCGCTGCCGG is part of the Myxococcales bacterium genome and harbors:
- a CDS encoding DUF1592 domain-containing protein, whose product is MAALAACAEDEDLAERRIFGAAPAADAGAGLGTKRVICNDRVHAASSEGRRITLAAYQRAIVDVFDGTVVGSAKFPGTYGKSATGYSTEAAINGLGEQDVAQIQVAAEEVALGVAGALPKLLPCAAAAADEACVGVFLDKYARRAYRRALSAEEKAQLLATFRTGLTSPGATFTDGVALVVAHMLQTPQFLYVMEDAAPAARRLTGEELASRLSFLLWDSVPDDALLAAATSGALSDATKVLEQAKRMLASDKANTAIARLFREWTGASQLAPANKDAVTYPSFDAALARSMNESFDRFAVGQLRGDGTLTSLLRSSEAYVDATMATFYGVTAPPAGQWAKVTLDPTRYSGLSTQAAVLASLAHPADASFVLRGKFVITRLLCGSLGEAPANALSVFGSLPTPPQPTGKDVSATLLSEPGCASCHKTINPPGLAFEHFDGVGRYRERYGSGKAIDTSGTLSGLVPQPIQFQGPSELMDAIAKEPQAAVCFATQLFRFAMSRRETPDDQCALQALGDALAASDGKLAETLLALTTTDAFTHRIDP
- a CDS encoding TetR/AcrR family transcriptional regulator produces the protein MPPTTKKPPRASYHHGDVARAIRDEALARLREGGPESLSLRELARAIGVSHAAVYRHYEDKDALLAAVAEDGWRGLIGALSSALAAAEDASPRERLVRLGSAYVEFALTHPAHYRVMTGPRLDEAKRFPTLEAPVQESFLVLFREIERARASGVFASDRAEDWALRVWMFAHGYVTLVVARRVPVKREKTLEYFRTLLGPLLG
- a CDS encoding SDR family NAD(P)-dependent oxidoreductase, whose protein sequence is MSRATPRRRAALTPTSPTQASASASSASPLAATSTSQRPRVAARSASRRSSRQAPQGSRFARDSRAASPSSTSLVKSAPAATRTRIASPVVLVTGATDGIGKQTALDLLRRGSHVLVHGRTAAKAAAVADELAALVPDARHRVEPFGADLSSLAEVRALASQVIARHEFLDVLINNAGVFMNERVVTVDGFEASFAINHLAPFVLTALLLPALRESEQGRVVTVSSIAHNRGRLDWDDLDAKDRFEGYAAYANSKLANVLFAYELAKRLVGTRVTSNALHPGVITTKLLWNGFGSRGDSLERGAATSVKLALDASLAGVTGKYFDNEREARSSAASHDPAAMTRLWEISAARTGASG